A genomic region of Stenotrophomonas sp. NA06056 contains the following coding sequences:
- a CDS encoding threonine/serine exporter family protein has translation MSADAHTIPTPQATYAQRVAFVSEIAGRLHSYGTTAQRLEAAVVALARQLDLDCEPWSNPTGIILSFSDPAQAIGSSDITRVIRLAPGENDLHKLSVADGIAEEVANGRMSIAQGHTALRQLDKDPGRRGKLRTILSFTLGAAGVAGMWKLPWLDIATAGVIGLLIGLLGMVTDRRPASREAGEALAALLAGLVATVVATFVGALNLNTVIIASLVVLLPGMSLTNAVNELASQHWVSGTARFAGALTTIMKLSVGAMIAVTLADVLGLDPMIRASRPQGPWVEWGSLLTAAFAFAMLFKANRRDYPWVIAASVAGYAISKFGGHAWGTPAGIFLSAMLLTAGGNLFGRVVGRPGAIIRLPGIIMMVPGSTSLRGVLTLVQQQDVGAGQSVFLTVLNVVMALVAGLLFGNLLMPARKTL, from the coding sequence ATGTCCGCAGACGCTCACACGATCCCCACGCCCCAGGCCACCTACGCGCAGCGCGTGGCCTTCGTTTCCGAGATCGCCGGCCGCCTGCACAGCTACGGCACAACGGCCCAGCGCCTGGAAGCGGCGGTGGTTGCATTGGCCCGGCAGCTCGATCTGGATTGTGAACCGTGGTCGAACCCCACGGGCATCATCCTCAGTTTCAGCGACCCGGCACAGGCCATCGGCTCCAGCGACATCACCCGGGTGATCCGGCTGGCGCCCGGCGAGAACGACCTGCACAAGCTCAGCGTGGCTGACGGGATCGCCGAAGAAGTGGCCAACGGCCGCATGAGCATCGCCCAGGGCCACACTGCGCTGCGCCAGCTGGACAAGGATCCGGGCCGGCGCGGCAAGCTGCGCACCATCCTGTCCTTCACCCTCGGTGCGGCCGGCGTGGCGGGCATGTGGAAGCTGCCGTGGCTGGACATTGCCACGGCCGGCGTCATCGGTCTGTTGATCGGCCTGCTCGGCATGGTCACCGACCGGCGCCCGGCCAGCCGCGAAGCGGGCGAAGCATTGGCGGCGCTGCTGGCCGGCCTGGTCGCCACCGTCGTCGCCACGTTCGTGGGCGCACTGAATCTCAACACGGTGATCATCGCCTCGCTGGTGGTGCTGTTGCCCGGCATGTCACTGACCAATGCGGTCAATGAACTGGCCAGCCAGCACTGGGTGTCCGGCACCGCACGCTTTGCCGGCGCGCTGACCACGATCATGAAGCTCAGCGTCGGCGCGATGATCGCGGTGACCCTGGCCGATGTGCTGGGGCTGGACCCGATGATCCGTGCCTCGCGGCCGCAGGGACCGTGGGTGGAGTGGGGCTCGCTGCTGACTGCAGCGTTCGCCTTCGCGATGTTGTTCAAGGCCAACCGCCGCGACTATCCGTGGGTGATCGCCGCCTCGGTGGCCGGTTATGCGATCTCCAAATTTGGCGGTCATGCCTGGGGTACGCCGGCCGGCATCTTCCTGTCGGCCATGCTGCTGACCGCCGGCGGCAACCTGTTCGGGCGCGTGGTCGGTCGTCCCGGCGCGATCATCCGCCTGCCGGGCATCATCATGATGGTGCCTGGCAGCACGAGCCTGCGGGGCGTGCTGACCCTGGTCCAGCAACAGGACGTGGGCGCTGGCCAGAGCGTGTTCCTGACCGTGTTGAACGTGGTGATGGCGCTGGTCGCCGGCCTGCTGTTCGGCAACCTGCTGATGCCGGCGCGCAAGACGCTCTGA
- a CDS encoding ABC transporter permease — protein MAPMTPTHAPQLEQDAQDPGLIRLSGHWTLKTALAAAEVLRGVPDKLTGIDATGIELLDSAGVLQVLRVAHRADLSEQALQFRPDHQALVCTIEEVADDRPKPKRDFGVLAALERLGVSVHATGHNIKALCSFLGENLVKAARLVKEPRRFRLTATVHQMEQVGLDAVPLVALLSYLVGAVIAFLGSTILRDFGAEIFVVELVNIAFLREFAVLLTAIVLAGRTASAFTAQIGAMKAREEIDAMRTLGLDPIDLLVLPRLIALLVTLPLLTFIAMVAGLAGGITVGAFDLDIPPQMYIARMHDTMEVRHMLVGLAKAPVFALVIGLIGCLEGLKVEGTAQSVGERTTSSVVQTISLVIIIDAFAALWFMHMDW, from the coding sequence ATGGCCCCCATGACCCCGACCCACGCCCCCCAGCTCGAACAGGACGCTCAGGATCCGGGACTGATCCGGCTGTCCGGCCACTGGACCCTGAAGACCGCGCTGGCCGCGGCCGAAGTGCTGCGCGGTGTCCCGGACAAGCTGACCGGCATCGACGCCACCGGCATCGAACTGCTCGACTCGGCCGGCGTGCTGCAGGTACTGCGCGTCGCCCATCGCGCCGATCTCAGCGAGCAGGCGCTGCAGTTCCGCCCGGACCACCAGGCACTGGTGTGCACCATTGAAGAAGTGGCCGATGACCGCCCGAAGCCGAAGCGTGACTTCGGCGTGCTGGCGGCGCTGGAGCGGCTGGGCGTCAGCGTCCATGCCACGGGCCACAACATCAAAGCGCTGTGCAGCTTCCTCGGTGAAAACCTGGTCAAGGCCGCACGCCTGGTCAAGGAACCGCGACGTTTCCGCCTGACCGCGACCGTGCACCAGATGGAGCAGGTCGGGCTGGACGCGGTACCGCTGGTGGCGCTGCTGTCCTACCTGGTCGGTGCGGTGATCGCATTCCTCGGCTCGACCATCCTGCGTGATTTCGGCGCGGAGATCTTCGTGGTCGAGCTGGTGAACATCGCCTTCCTGCGCGAATTCGCCGTGCTGCTGACCGCGATCGTGCTGGCCGGTCGCACCGCCAGCGCCTTCACCGCACAGATCGGTGCGATGAAGGCACGCGAGGAAATCGATGCGATGCGCACCTTGGGGCTCGACCCCATCGACCTGCTGGTGCTGCCGCGCCTGATCGCGCTGCTGGTGACCCTGCCGCTGCTGACCTTCATCGCAATGGTCGCCGGCCTGGCCGGCGGCATCACCGTCGGCGCGTTCGACCTGGATATTCCGCCGCAGATGTACATCGCGCGCATGCACGACACGATGGAAGTACGGCACATGCTGGTGGGCCTGGCCAAGGCGCCGGTGTTCGCGCTGGTGATCGGCCTGATCGGCTGCCTGGAAGGCCTGAAGGTCGAAGGCACCGCGCAGTCGGTCGGCGAGCGCACCACGTCCAGCGTGGTGCAGACGATCTCGCTGGTGATCATCATCGACGCCTTCGCGGCGTTGTGGTTCATGCACATGGACTGGTGA
- a CDS encoding ABC transporter ATP-binding protein: MSTHSAPEEIPMQDDDGHDLAIRVRGLVNHFGSQTVHEGLDLDVRRGEILGVVGGSGTGKSVLMRSILGLRVPNAGQIEVLGRDARADDAESRLHIERNTGVLFQDGALFSSLTVGENVQVPLKEHHRELPERWHYELALLKVKLAGLPADAINKLPSQLSGGMRKRAGLARALALDPPLLFLDEPTAGLDPIGAAAFDRLIKTLQEALGLTVFLITHDLDTLYAICDRVAVIADRKVVANAPLPEIERLDHPWIQEYFHGPRARAARGEQIESA; encoded by the coding sequence ATGAGCACGCATTCGGCCCCCGAAGAAATCCCCATGCAGGACGACGACGGCCACGACCTGGCGATCCGCGTGCGTGGGCTGGTCAACCACTTTGGCAGCCAGACCGTGCACGAAGGGCTGGACCTGGACGTGCGGCGTGGCGAGATCCTTGGCGTGGTGGGCGGCTCGGGCACCGGCAAATCGGTGCTGATGCGCTCGATCCTGGGCCTGCGTGTGCCCAATGCCGGGCAGATCGAAGTGCTCGGCCGCGACGCGCGTGCCGACGATGCCGAGAGCCGCCTGCACATCGAACGCAATACCGGCGTGCTGTTCCAGGACGGCGCCCTGTTCTCATCGCTGACTGTCGGCGAAAACGTGCAGGTGCCACTGAAGGAACATCACCGCGAGCTGCCCGAGCGCTGGCACTACGAACTGGCGCTGCTGAAGGTGAAACTGGCCGGCCTGCCCGCCGATGCGATCAACAAGCTGCCCTCGCAGCTGTCCGGTGGCATGCGCAAGCGCGCTGGCCTGGCACGTGCGCTGGCACTGGACCCACCGCTGCTGTTCCTGGATGAGCCCACCGCCGGCCTCGACCCGATCGGTGCGGCGGCATTCGACCGCCTGATCAAGACCCTGCAGGAAGCGCTGGGGCTGACCGTGTTCCTGATCACCCATGACCTGGACACGCTGTATGCGATCTGCGACCGGGTAGCGGTCATCGCCGACCGCAAGGTGGTGGCCAATGCGCCGCTGCCGGAAATCGAGAGACTGGATCATCCGTGGATCCAGGAATACTTCCACGGACCCCGCGCGCGCGCCGCGCGTGGCGAACAGATCGAGAGTGCCTGA
- a CDS encoding MlaD family protein, with protein METKANYVLIGAFTLITGLALLAFGLWAAKYSSDRTWQEYRVVFREAVTGLSVGSPVQYNGIAVGSITELNLVPDDPRQVVARIRLNSTTPVKTDTRAKLAITSLTGPSIIQLSGGTPQSPALTTVNKDPAPIIPTTPSALQNITDVANRIVERMDQVLSDRNVASINATLANLETISGGLADRDQGTQALLLSARDAARSLDTTLKTTNGTIERLDKNLVQQLPGIIDKLDATLAKLDSAAGNADSILGENRAAINSFANDGLGQLGPTLGELRGLIRDLRRVSDRLENNPARYLLGRDAPKEFEPK; from the coding sequence ATGGAAACGAAAGCCAACTACGTGCTGATCGGCGCGTTCACCCTGATCACCGGCCTGGCCCTGCTGGCCTTCGGCCTGTGGGCCGCCAAGTACTCCTCCGACCGTACCTGGCAGGAATACCGGGTGGTGTTCCGCGAGGCGGTGACCGGCCTGTCGGTCGGCAGCCCGGTGCAGTACAACGGCATCGCGGTGGGCTCGATCACCGAACTGAACCTGGTGCCGGACGATCCGCGCCAGGTGGTCGCACGCATCCGCCTGAACTCGACCACGCCGGTCAAGACCGATACCCGCGCCAAGCTGGCGATCACCAGCCTGACCGGCCCGTCGATCATCCAGCTCAGCGGCGGCACGCCGCAGTCGCCGGCACTGACCACGGTCAACAAGGACCCGGCTCCGATCATCCCGACCACACCGTCGGCCCTGCAGAACATCACCGACGTGGCCAACCGCATCGTCGAGCGCATGGACCAGGTTCTCAGCGACCGCAACGTCGCCTCGATCAACGCCACCCTCGCCAATCTGGAAACGATCAGTGGCGGACTGGCCGACCGTGACCAGGGCACGCAGGCGCTGCTGCTCAGCGCACGCGACGCCGCGCGCAGCCTGGACACCACCCTGAAGACCACCAACGGCACCATCGAGCGCCTGGACAAGAACCTGGTGCAGCAGCTGCCGGGCATCATCGACAAGCTCGACGCCACCCTGGCCAAGCTTGATTCGGCCGCCGGCAATGCCGATTCGATCCTCGGCGAGAACCGTGCCGCCATCAACAGCTTCGCCAATGACGGCCTGGGCCAGCTCGGCCCGACGCTGGGTGAACTGCGCGGCCTGATCCGCGACCTGCGCAGGGTCAGCGACCGCCTCGAGAACAACCCCGCGCGCTACCTGCTCGGCCGCGATGCCCCGAAGGAGTTCGAACCCAAATGA